In the genome of Arachis stenosperma cultivar V10309 chromosome 2, arast.V10309.gnm1.PFL2, whole genome shotgun sequence, the window ATTTTCcagcatcttcaagggtggtaaaggtcattccaaccttgggaacaaactggtcatcaacaacagagagaggctgcagaatacaccatgtcaaaaactaaaaatacacccaatcatgtctAATATAATACACCCGAACCGCAACAACTCAActaaaatgacaataaaagtcataaactgtaaatacacaggctgcagaatacaccatgtcaaaaactaGAAACACACCCAATCGTGTCTGATATAATACACCCGAACCACACACAACTCAgttaaaataacagaaaaatcagtaaactgtaaatacacccacactttcctaaaaaatacacccaaaaaagtTCTGATCTACACCTGATCGTatgctataaattccagaaaattaatcaaaactaataCATTACATTCAATCCACAGATTTATCTTCATGCATTATTTTGACAGTCAATGTTCACGAATTATTCACCTACACAATGCTATACAAATTACTGCAACAAAATTCATAGTAATCCTatgtaaatcaaacctcaggaacttcgttagattcaaattcataGTCCACTTTGCCTGGATTCAGCTGACAATCTGAGGTTGAatcatccattatcttcaaaacgagttcaaactttgatttcagaaaacGAAAAATCAAATAGAAAACGAAGCTGGAGTTACAGAGAAAGGAACTAACATAAATGACGAAGAAGAAACGAGTGAGAAAGGAGAGGAAAAGAACGATCGAAGAAACCAGAAGAAGCTTCGCGAGAAGAAGAACGAACAAATCTGCAAATAACGAAaacgaagaaggaaacaaatcttttaaatttggtagttaGATATATGCGGGATCCTTATATAGCGCGTGTATACAACGTAACCCTTGGAACGCGTTTTGGGattttatttgttaataaaCTTGTAAACCGTACAAGTCATTAGAGCTTGTATGCAGAGCTTTTCTGAGAGAATAAAACAATTAATTTGGGTCCAAATGCTACAGTTTTGGGCACAACCTCCTGCCTTCTAAAGTTCTAAGCAACTCTGTCCAAAACAAAAAAGTTCTAAGCAACCTTgaccaattttattttatttcattttttaaaaaagaaaaaaaagttgtAAGAAACATTTCTACAAACACTTTGCATGCAAGAGTGAGGAGTCTACTCTCACCGTCGCGGCTTTCTCTCACTGCTGCACCGCTGTACTGTCACCGCTGCTCTATGCTACCGCCGAACTGCTATCCTGCTGTTGTTATCTATTCTTCTCAGTTCTCTATGTCGCTGCCTCCGTGCTTTGTGAGtttattactattttatttctattttataaaattctgaTTTGGTGATATTATGCTGAAAATTTCGGTTGTCTTGAATTACAGATCAAAGTGCTGAATTTTTTATGACTTGAGTGTGATATATAATTGTACAAGTTCCCTCAAATGCTGAAACCTCCGATAAATCCCTCAGCAAAGAAGCTCATCGGAGCTTCAATTCTTTTCCATCGATGGATGACGACCAGCAAGAGGGTTCAAGACAGGAGTAAGCAGAAGAGAGTTAACGATCTTGAGGTCGCAACTGAGAAGTGGAAGATACTCTCCAAAATCCTCTTCTTAATCGAGCTTCTGAAGCAACAGCCTGAGATGATTATCCCTGTTAGATCCCTTGAAAACTACCGTAAGCAGATCAATCTCCCAAAGCCACATAGAATCTCCGATTTCATTCGAAAGACGCCAAAGCTCTTTGAACTCTACAAGGATCACAAGGGGGTGCTATGGTGCGGCTTGACAGAGAGAGCTGAGGAATTGTTGGAGGAAGAACAGAGGGTTCTTGAGCAGCATTCCGATAAGGCTGCGGAACATGTTACGAGGTTGCTGATGATGTCGGTGGATAAGCGTCTCCCCTTAGAGAAGATTGCTCATTTCAGAAGGGATTTTGGGTTGCCTATGGATTTTAGGGCTAATTGGGTGCACCAATATCCGCAGCATTTTAGGGTTGTGAAGTCCTTCGATggcattcatcaagttgagtgCTTGGAGCTTGTGAATTGGAATCCTAATTGGTCAATAACGGAATTAGAGAAGGTTACAGGTGTAACTGAATCCACTACTACCAATTTGCATATCCCTGGTATGCTGTCACTTCCATTCCCTTTGAAATTCCCTTCAAATTATAAAAGGGTGTATCGATATAGTGAAAAGATTCAAGATTTTCAAAAGAGGGCTTATTTGTCTCCTTATGCTGATGCAAGAGGTCTCAAGGCTGGTTCTCTTGAATTTGACAAGAGGGCTGTTGCTGTTATGCATGAGATTCTTAGTTTCACCATTGAAAAGAGACTGGTCACTGATCACCTCACTCACTTCCGTTGGGAGATGGTGATGCCTCAGAAGCTCATGAGGATTCTTCTGAAGCACATTGGCATCTTCTATGTCTCGGAGCGGGGGAAGAGGTTTAGTGTGTTCTTGAATGAAGCATATGAAGGTGCGGAGCTGATTGAGAAATGCCCCTTGGTCCTATGGAGGGAAAAAGTCATAAAGCTTGTTGGTTATAGAGGGAGGAAGAAGAAGTTTGAGACACACTGTGACATGTCAGATGTAGAAAGCGATATTGGCTTGATGCAGAGTGATTCTGAAGTAGAGGACTTGGACGTGCAGCTTGAGCAGCATGGTTCCGTGGATTATGAGGATCCTTTACTTGTGGACAATTCTGAGATGGATGTTGAAGAGATTGCCTTTGAATATTGAAATTTTAAGAATTCTTGAGGTTGAGAGAATGTGTAGATGTAAACATCACACACTGATTTTTTCAAGTACTGTTTTTCCATTTTGATTAGCTGGTAAGTAATTCCACATGATCCAAATTTTTCAAGCACATTTCTAGCTTGTGTCTTAAGTCAAATTTTCTGCTTcattttagaaaataattagTGATAATAGgtacaaatttttttaagttagtTTGGCCTGTGATACCTTCTATACTTATTTAAGTATAAACATGTTAGGTTGCTAAGCTCTATTATTGTccttgtttttgtttctttgatAGATGCTAAAATGAAGCCCATCTGAAGAAGGTGCAAGTGATAGAGAATATAGCTGGACAAATTAAACCTTGCTTCAGAACCCGCTGGAAACAATTTATAATCATGGCTAGTGAATGCTGTAGCATGGGTTAGACAAACACCTTGTGGTCCTACCTGAAAGGCCAAAAGTAAAGTGGTTCATGGTTGATTGGTGTGCTTCAATCAATGAACAAATGATACTTTTTCTGCAAATGGAGATTGAACCTGTTTAAGCTGGAGTATTGATTATCACAATGCATCGATCCTGTCTTTATCAACGATCCCTAATCCTTAGCCTTATCTGTTTAAAGCTCTCAACATTTTGACCTTGGGTAAAATTTATCTAAGTATGCAACATCCAATCATATATTAGATAAGCGATTTGAGGGTTAGAAGGTATCATTCAGTCAATCACATTTGAGGTGACAAGTTTCTTGATTTCTCGAtgatattttcatttttttttcacacatgtatttgattttctaaaggAAACTGTGCATTGACTGGGATAGTGTGCGAACATGAAACATAATACTATAAAAGGAAACATTTATTGTTCATTGCCTTGAGGATTCACCATATCCACTCATTCTAGTTGTCACAAACATCTTAACTAGTCTAGAAGTACCCAGCTAAGTAGTGATAATAAGTTTGAGTTAAATTTTTGCTGGTTTTTGGTGGGTCAATTTTGAGTGGTCAGATGTTAATCATTCTCGAAACTATGCAGAATGGTAGTAGTTGGTTTCTCTAGTTATTCTTCAACTCTTTTCAACCACTAATAATATCATCGCTTTGttcatttattatatatatcttgCCATTATTATGGCAACTATTATAGGTTAACCAAACCATCTATAATTTCAGTCTCATCAATAATTACCTTCTATCTCAATTTTAAACATAGTACAGTTAATGCAGGAAGCATTATCTAAAATATAATACCAATAAGCAGTGAAAAGTTCAACACTTATGTTTTCATATATTTAACACCAAGTGAAATTAAAACATTATAGAAAAGCATTAGCATTTGGATTGTTTTTTGATGGAGATTGTGATGATGGAAGCTCCTCCTCAAGTCTCCATGAAGGTGGTGGTGTAGTACAACAAGTTCCACCACCACCCTTTAACAGAAAACTTCTACTTTCTCTCAACTTTTCCACCATTGAAACTGATGATGAAACCTTCTGTTCTCTCTTATTCTCACtacctttttcttcttcttcttcttctgttcttCTTTGTCTCTCCTTAACACACTCTCTCACTACTCTTTTTAACGTTCAAGTTTCAAAGTTGGTTGCTTTTTTCTCTTTGAAGTGGTTACACGTTGCTTCTTTCATTTCTTTTCATTCAGATATGACAGTGTCATGGTTTGTTCAGTGCTCAAAGAACAAGTTTCCTCAGCTTTCACAGTTGACTACATTAcagaaataataatttatatatttttttagactttaattttaatatattaaaattttaaaacattttttatcaTTCTATATATGACATTTTTTCTTTGAGTGgctatttatataataaaaaaataattatttttatttttgtaacattatataattaatatacgtataaaattattttatattaaattatattaaaccaaattattttttaataaatagtcAAAATggtatctaaaaataataattacaaaTTAGACAGTTTTTTTAATACTAAATAAACAACTTGATTTAGTACTAATTTAATAaaggatttaatttttttaaaattaaattaacatataaaaaatatgtattttttgaaaattgttttgactatttatataaaataattatttctacTAAAATATGTTTCGTAATTagatatacatataaaattattttataaattgtcaaaataatattaaaaatagaattataaTATAAGTAAGACAAGtttttttattagataaataatCTGACTTGGTACTAatttaaagaatttaattttttgaaaataaaattaacataaataaaatatacatgatttttttgaaatttatttgacttttatctaaattttttattcataaattataaatatattattacaGGATAACAAATATTAGGCAGTGATTGAGTGTTGTGTTCCCAAAATCTGAACTAActaagtgtgtgtttggattacagTTTGCAAACAGGAgtttgaataaaattaattttacaaacttgattttgatgaaaagtaagtttgtattaagtgatttatgtttggcaatatttatatcaaaatgaattatagtaaaataaatgttgtttggattacactattcaaaatcacttttagatacaaaattactaaaatagacatcaacttaaataatttttgtatattattttaatttagatatttgaatagatgttattaattaattctataataaaattaatatttatacactaagataaaaataatatataaaaattggcaaaatatacttttaattaaaactaacaaaatataaattttagagagtactaagaataataaaaaattaaatatttattttggtagtaattgaaataaatcaaaaaaaaatttatgatattttttatacaatatatttttagtactcttagtactcttttttagtatgttataattttttattattattatttacaattaattttttgttta includes:
- the LOC130960667 gene encoding protein WHAT'S THIS FACTOR 1 homolog, chloroplastic-like; translated protein: MLKPPINPSAKKLIGASILFHRWMTTSKRVQDRSKQKRVNDLEVATEKWKILSKILFLIELLKQQPEMIIPVRSLENYRKQINLPKPHRISDFIRKTPKLFELYKDHKGVLWCGLTERAEELLEEEQRVLEQHSDKAAEHVTRLLMMSVDKRLPLEKIAHFRRDFGLPMDFRANWVHQYPQHFRVVKSFDGIHQVECLELVNWNPNWSITELEKVTGVTESTTTNLHIPGMLSLPFPLKFPSNYKRVYRYSEKIQDFQKRAYLSPYADARGLKAGSLEFDKRAVAVMHEILSFTIEKRLVTDHLTHFRWEMVMPQKLMRILLKHIGIFYVSERGKRFSVFLNEAYEGAELIEKCPLVLWREKVIKLVGYRGRKKKFETHCDMSDVESDIGLMQSDSEVEDLDVQLEQHGSVDYEDPLLVDNSEMDVEEIAFEY